A single window of Dermacentor albipictus isolate Rhodes 1998 colony chromosome 1, USDA_Dalb.pri_finalv2, whole genome shotgun sequence DNA harbors:
- the Ipp gene encoding inositol polyphosphate 1-phosphatase isoform X1, which translates to MAASLALQEDQIEWSLLLEALVCAAEKGAQLARACRAEGPLFQLLVEEKAGSERNPRFVHDFKTLADVLIQEMVRHDLSCLHPELGKSLRGEESNKFTSSHGETICVEVKATQVETAWLLERVLDGNTVAARKLAHIVHSNPEVCEDTELNDCPMACVSSLGIWIDPIDSTSEYIAGKWGDEGEGSSIVSSGLQCVSVLIGVYDRGTGLPVAGVVNQPFHHLDDLNRPVGRCYWGLTLGAHQWHSRHFCEDEDPDPLRRRHHPRVLLSASESNAVVQALEAAGCDVRFAAGAGYKLLCVALLRADAYLVTQGTTFRWDTCAPHALLLARNMGLFAAVEEAGVPWCVPAPVSYADPDEELCDKVSGAALWRNSRCLFACRNSFNSRLVFDALRASSVKVTSAVS; encoded by the exons ATGGCGGCCTCACTTGCATTGCAAG AGGACCAGATAGAGTGGTCTTTGCTGCTTGAGGCCCTTGTGTGTGCGGCTGAGAAAGGAGCCCAGCTGGCCAGGGCGTGCCGTGCAGAGGGGCCTCTGTTCCAACTTCTGGTTGAGGAGAAAGCTGGCTCTGAAAGAAACCCTCGTTTTGTGCATGATTTCAAGACCTTGGCTGATGTGCTAATCCAGGAGATGGTGCGACATGACCTCTCCTGTCTG CATCCCGAGCTTGGCAAGTCCTTGCGGGGAGAGGAGAGCAACAAGTTCACGAGCAGCCACGGTGAGACCATATGTGTGGAAGTGAAGGCAACACAGGTGGAAACAGCGTGGCTCTTGGAACGTGTGCTTGATGGGAACACTGTAGCAGCAAGAAAGCTGGCCCATATTGTGCACTCAAACCCAGAGGTTTGCGAAGACACAGAGCTGAACGATTGCCCCATGGCCTGTGTCTCTTCTCTTGGAATTTGGATAGACCCTATTG ACTCTACATCTGAATACATTGCTGGCAAGTGGGGCGATGAAGGTGAAGGGAGCAGCATCGTTAGCTCAGGTCTGCAATGTGTGTCTGTGCTGATTGGCGTTTATGACCGTGGCACTGGTCTACCAGTCGCTGGTGTCGTAAATCAGCCCTTTCATCACCTGGACGACCTTAACAG GCCTGTAGGACGTTGCTACTGGGGCCTGACTCTGGGTGCACATCAGTGGCACAGCCGTCACTTCTGTGAGGATGAAGACCCTGATCCACTGCGAAGGCGCCACCATCCACGTGTGCTGCTCAGTGCCAGTGAGAGCAATGCCGTCGTTCAAGCCCTGGAAGCTGCCGGCTGTGACGTGCGTTTTGCTGCGGGTGCCGGATACAAGCTGCTGTGTGTGGCACTGCTCCGTGCCGATGCGTACCTTGTCACGCAGGGAACGACTTTTCGCTGGGACACGTGTGCACCACATGCCCTGCTCTTGGCTCGAAATATGGGCCTCTTTGCAGCTGTTGAAGAGGCTGGTGTTCCTTGGTGCGTGCCTGCGCCTGTCAGCTATGCTGATCCCGACGAGGAGCTCTGCGACAAGGTGTCTGGGGCCGCTCTCTGGCGCAACAGCCGGTGTCTGTTTGCTTGCCGCAACTCTTTCAACTCGAGGCTTGTTTTTGACGCACTCAGGGCGTCTTCTGTTAAAGTTACAAGTGCGGTGTCATGA
- the Ipp gene encoding inositol polyphosphate 1-phosphatase isoform X2, which translates to MVRHDLSCLHPELGKSLRGEESNKFTSSHGETICVEVKATQVETAWLLERVLDGNTVAARKLAHIVHSNPEVCEDTELNDCPMACVSSLGIWIDPIDSTSEYIAGKWGDEGEGSSIVSSGLQCVSVLIGVYDRGTGLPVAGVVNQPFHHLDDLNRPVGRCYWGLTLGAHQWHSRHFCEDEDPDPLRRRHHPRVLLSASESNAVVQALEAAGCDVRFAAGAGYKLLCVALLRADAYLVTQGTTFRWDTCAPHALLLARNMGLFAAVEEAGVPWCVPAPVSYADPDEELCDKVSGAALWRNSRCLFACRNSFNSRLVFDALRASSVKVTSAVS; encoded by the exons ATGGTGCGACATGACCTCTCCTGTCTG CATCCCGAGCTTGGCAAGTCCTTGCGGGGAGAGGAGAGCAACAAGTTCACGAGCAGCCACGGTGAGACCATATGTGTGGAAGTGAAGGCAACACAGGTGGAAACAGCGTGGCTCTTGGAACGTGTGCTTGATGGGAACACTGTAGCAGCAAGAAAGCTGGCCCATATTGTGCACTCAAACCCAGAGGTTTGCGAAGACACAGAGCTGAACGATTGCCCCATGGCCTGTGTCTCTTCTCTTGGAATTTGGATAGACCCTATTG ACTCTACATCTGAATACATTGCTGGCAAGTGGGGCGATGAAGGTGAAGGGAGCAGCATCGTTAGCTCAGGTCTGCAATGTGTGTCTGTGCTGATTGGCGTTTATGACCGTGGCACTGGTCTACCAGTCGCTGGTGTCGTAAATCAGCCCTTTCATCACCTGGACGACCTTAACAG GCCTGTAGGACGTTGCTACTGGGGCCTGACTCTGGGTGCACATCAGTGGCACAGCCGTCACTTCTGTGAGGATGAAGACCCTGATCCACTGCGAAGGCGCCACCATCCACGTGTGCTGCTCAGTGCCAGTGAGAGCAATGCCGTCGTTCAAGCCCTGGAAGCTGCCGGCTGTGACGTGCGTTTTGCTGCGGGTGCCGGATACAAGCTGCTGTGTGTGGCACTGCTCCGTGCCGATGCGTACCTTGTCACGCAGGGAACGACTTTTCGCTGGGACACGTGTGCACCACATGCCCTGCTCTTGGCTCGAAATATGGGCCTCTTTGCAGCTGTTGAAGAGGCTGGTGTTCCTTGGTGCGTGCCTGCGCCTGTCAGCTATGCTGATCCCGACGAGGAGCTCTGCGACAAGGTGTCTGGGGCCGCTCTCTGGCGCAACAGCCGGTGTCTGTTTGCTTGCCGCAACTCTTTCAACTCGAGGCTTGTTTTTGACGCACTCAGGGCGTCTTCTGTTAAAGTTACAAGTGCGGTGTCATGA
- the LOC135917005 gene encoding NF-kappa-B-repressing factor-like — protein sequence MEDLERLRQPWEPNEHWAMRREFIRRHRNRFPENRLLCLAQTFVNMELLGCAYPARVAEFVRELAKDLPRSERAKAPAVAPVAFVRASDPSPKEASLEVTAGSYTALPDRQQFVGGYANRAGLGCKPREQPAGGDDSLDPSNAVPPRQQFVGGFANRAGLGFESRKRSSDNSDCLDYASAAKLARKPTDKPSGKSAPAPPEGSPPPVDSKDSTRLPKFQAAAQMIRDDVISGPNTLDKLQQVFSKCGFSLDVQFEQQPAQKQKPLTFECVVCADGETLGKASASSKKEAKRLAFQVIWDGFSRVPESPKTPIRVPAPPRKFEQSGNRLNAGKQQTSPEKVCTQQNLTGDDGMLDLETLVVVQALNSSCDAMSTLSRTACANRLRGTFEVESAESGFKCTYILGNCEIKHGVGETKQEAKLEAASASLAYLQSVAPTLRMKRRVDGHGPELTKNTFGTPGESSAQGQIASENIGHKLLKMMGWSGGGIGKEGLGIVEPVMLKETCGRNGLGFSGGPARMNSNFKTKVHQVLKEFADTVVLQDLVFSPEFDNEERKYVHSVARRYGLKSVSVDGPSGRFLTVRHKLSVRQLVDTILASGPTEKYEVVMPALQNSDEES from the coding sequence CTGTTTGGCCCAGACATTTGTGAACATGGAACTTCTTGGGTGCGCATACCCAGCTCGCGTAGCAGAATTTGTGCGCGAGCTAGCGAAAGACTTGCCCAGGTCGGAGCGCGCCAAGGCCCCCGCAGTTGCACCCGTCGCCTTCGTGAGGGCCAGTGACCCGTCGCCAAAAGAAGCTTCGTTAGAAGTTACTGCAGGGTCGTATACCGCTCTGCCAGACAGACAGCAATTCGTAGGTGGCTATGCGAACAGGGCTGGCCTCGGATGCAAGCCGCGCGAACAACCGGCGGGCGGTGATGATTCTCTCGACCCTAGCAACGCTGTGCCTCCCAGGCAGCAGTTTGTGGGCGGCTTTGCGAACAGGGCTGGCCTTGGGTTCGAGTCGCGCAAGCGTTCGTCTGATAATAGCGATTGTCTGGACTATGCCAGCGCCGCGAAGCTTGCGCGAAAGCCAACCGACAAGCCTTCCGGAAAAAGTGCCCCCGCGCCACCCGAAGGATCGCCGCCTCCAGTCGATTCCAAAGATTCTACTAGGCTCCCGAAATTCCAGGCCGCAGCGCAGATGATCAGAGACGACGTAATCAGCGGGCCCAACACGCTGGACAAGCTGCAGCAGGTGTTCTCCAAGTGCGGCTTTAGTCTAGACGTGCAGTTCGAGCAGCAGCCTGCCCAGAAGCAGAAACCCCTCACGTTTGAATGTGTCGTATGCGCGGACGGCGAAACGCTGGGAAAGGCGTCAGCCTCTAGCAAAAAAGAGGCAAAGCGCCTTGCTTTTCAGGTAATCTGGGACGGTTTCTCCCGTGTTCCGGAAAGCCCCAAGACGCCCATACGCGTGCCTGCGCCGCCTCGCAAGTTCGAACAGAGTGGCAACCGCCTTAACGCCGGAAAACAGCAAACGAGCCCTGAGAAGGTTTGCACTCAGCAGAATTTGACTGGTGATGATGGTATGCTAGATCTAGAAACACTGGTTGTGGTTCAAGCATTGAATTCTTCCTGTGACGCTATGTCAACCTTGAGCAGGACAGCATGCGCAAACAGGCTGAGAGGCACTTTCGAAGTGGAGAGTGCAGAATCTGGGTTTAAGTGCACATACATACTTGGGAACTGTGAAATCAAACACGGTGTGGGTGAGACAAAGCAGGAGGCGAAGCTCGAAGCAGCATCTGCGTCCCTGGCATACCTTCAAAGTGTAGCTCCTACACTTAGGATGAAACGGCGTGTAGATGGACATGGTCCTGAGTTGACCAAGAACACCTTTGGCACTCCTGGTGAGAGTAGTGCCCAGGGACAAATAGCCTCTGAAAACATTGGCCATAAGCTGCTCAAGATGATGGGTTGGAGTGGTGGTGGGATAGGCAAAGAAGGTCTTGGCATTGTGGAACCTGTTATGCTTAAGGAAACATGTGGCCGGAACGGCCTTGGCTTCAGTGGGGGCCCTGCCCGCATGAATAGCAACTTCAAGACAAAAGTTCATCAGGTGCTTAAGGAGTTTGCAGACACAGTGGTGCTGCAGGACCTTGTGTTTTCGCCTGAGTTtgacaatgaagaaaggaagtaTGTGCACTCGGTGGCGCGCAGGTACGGCCTCAAAAGTGTTAGTGTAGATGGACCATCAGGCAGGTTTCTCACAGTGCGCCACAAACTATCTGTGCGGCAACTTGTGGACACAATTCTTGCCTCAGGACCAACAGAAAAGTATGAAGTTGTCATGCCAGCACTGCAAAATTCTGACGAAGAGAGTTGA